One segment of Trichlorobacter ammonificans DNA contains the following:
- a CDS encoding zonular occludens toxin domain-containing protein: MIVFYVGTPGSGKSYEAVKKIIDNLRLGRTVCTNLDGMDDPKCIEYIKAAFNLDDYEFGRLFIYLSKPDVAQFWKTRRVNKTLHLPDGSVDTVPVDEHICPPGSLIVIDEVHKHFNARSWQSQANNEMADWASTHRHAGYDLILITQDIDKVEKQVRSLTEWSYLFRQVNFLGSAVKRKYLCYAYTGDEHRGTPLSKSVRTYNPKYFPCYKSYSSKDAKEVGFMQHANILRHPIFYSIPLVLAFCIWMFSKSSLATGDVFGTDKKLKQTQQQIDAMRKPVSAKPLPTHAIQPRNSSAVAAPAVFPDSSSPAAPSSSLPSWRPYHVQGYLRDGARTLYMVNGVTLDQTKCRNFDRATRTVECFGPDLSAPSPGSPGSPASFSSPSAFAPAPVEKRDIHALPSGEMYATRSVHLSDRHVTERISPPDLPHEQRSPALAVTREMRATRSIPGSDKKITEEVTYP; the protein is encoded by the coding sequence ATGATCGTCTTCTACGTCGGCACCCCGGGCTCTGGAAAGAGCTATGAAGCGGTAAAGAAGATCATCGACAACCTTCGCCTTGGTCGCACCGTTTGCACCAATTTGGATGGCATGGATGATCCCAAATGCATCGAATACATCAAGGCTGCATTTAACCTTGATGATTATGAATTTGGTCGTCTTTTTATTTACCTCTCAAAGCCTGACGTTGCTCAATTCTGGAAAACCCGTAGGGTCAACAAAACGCTGCACCTCCCTGATGGATCAGTCGATACCGTTCCAGTCGATGAACATATTTGCCCCCCTGGCTCGTTGATTGTCATTGATGAAGTCCACAAACATTTCAATGCCCGCTCCTGGCAAAGCCAGGCTAATAACGAAATGGCCGATTGGGCTTCGACTCACCGCCATGCCGGTTATGATCTCATTCTGATCACTCAGGACATTGACAAGGTCGAAAAACAGGTCAGATCTCTTACCGAGTGGTCGTACCTTTTCCGTCAGGTCAACTTCTTGGGGAGTGCCGTAAAGCGAAAATACCTTTGCTACGCTTATACTGGCGACGAGCATCGAGGGACCCCTCTTAGCAAGAGCGTCCGAACGTACAATCCAAAGTATTTCCCTTGCTACAAGTCCTATTCATCCAAGGATGCCAAGGAGGTTGGCTTTATGCAGCATGCCAATATTCTTCGTCATCCTATCTTCTATTCGATACCCCTGGTCCTTGCGTTTTGTATCTGGATGTTCTCCAAGAGCAGCCTTGCCACCGGCGACGTTTTCGGTACCGACAAGAAGTTGAAGCAGACTCAACAGCAGATTGACGCTATGCGTAAGCCTGTTTCAGCTAAACCCTTGCCGACTCATGCTATTCAGCCCCGCAACTCCTCTGCTGTAGCTGCTCCGGCAGTGTTCCCTGACTCTAGCTCCCCTGCTGCCCCTTCATCTTCTTTGCCATCCTGGCGGCCCTATCACGTCCAGGGGTACCTTCGTGACGGCGCTCGTACCCTTTACATGGTCAATGGTGTTACCCTGGATCAGACAAAGTGCCGTAACTTTGATCGTGCTACCCGTACCGTTGAATGTTTCGGGCCTGATCTCTCTGCTCCCTCTCCAGGATCCCCAGGATCCCCGGCGAGTTTTTCTTCTCCTTCAGCTTTTGCTCCTGCACCTGTCGAGAAGCGTGACATTCACGCTTTGCCATCGGGCGAAATGTACGCTACACGCTCCGTTCACCTGAGTGACCGTCATGTCACTGAACGTATCTCTCCTCCTGATCTGCCCCATGAGCAGCGCAGTCCGGCCCTTGCCGTCACTCGTGAGATGCGAGCTACCCGTTCTATTCCTGGCAGCGACAAGAAAATAACTGAGGAGGTTACATATCCATGA
- a CDS encoding DUF2523 family protein — MPAIVQWLSTVWNTLKTALSWLLDGFLYVLKAAFFFVFDGLLTAVVSIVGALDVGSLITNLAGAWTGLPPALIWVINATGIPTGLSMVFYALVVRMILNLIPAAFTRI, encoded by the coding sequence ATGCCTGCTATAGTTCAGTGGCTTTCTACGGTATGGAATACTCTTAAAACTGCTCTTTCTTGGCTTCTTGATGGTTTCCTTTATGTCCTTAAGGCTGCTTTCTTTTTTGTTTTCGATGGTCTCCTAACTGCTGTGGTTTCAATTGTTGGTGCTCTTGATGTTGGTTCTCTTATTACGAATCTTGCTGGCGCTTGGACTGGTCTTCCTCCAGCTTTGATTTGGGTCATTAATGCTACTGGTATTCCTACTGGCCTCAGTATGGTTTTTTACGCTCTTGTTGTTCGCATGATTCTCAACCTCATACCAGCAGCCTTTACCCGTATCTAG